Sequence from the Erythrolamprus reginae isolate rEryReg1 chromosome Z, rEryReg1.hap1, whole genome shotgun sequence genome:
gggcagtagcccacccctgggcagtCAAgtgtggtatttactggttctccaaactactaaaaatttctgctactggttctccagaactggttagaacctgctgaaGCCCACCTCTGCTGTGGGTACCCCCAATAGCTAAAATTCTCTATTAGCCTAACATTTAAAGGTTTTGGGAAGGGctgtaataaaatgtttttggTTTGCAAATGCTCACTGATTTCTCATTAAATCCTTGGGAAGTGGATGAAAATGACAGCAAAATTGAGTAAATAGCATATTTGATTGATTTTGGGAGCATTAATGGGAATGCAAAAATGGGTGAATGTATGCTATTTATGCTAAGCTATAGGATATTTTATTTTGCATCtactttatttattatgtttaagAACTGCTCACCTCTTTCACAGAGGAACTCTATAGTggacaataaaatataaaaaagcagagaaactgcatataaaatgtaaaagaggaaaagaatgctttaaattaattaaaagacaGGAGGAGTATTTTCAGGGTGGGTGCTATGGATTCATGCTTTTCTGTGTGTCCCAAGCAATGCCACAAAACCATATTTTTACACCTTTCCAGAAGTTTGTGtttttacaaaagaaaaatgGCACTCCCTGCCTAAGTTGCTAAACAATACCCTACTTTAGACTAAAGTGAGCTTTAGTTTGTTGGTCAGCATATAAAGGGAACTTAGCCATTATTTTAGCATGTTGTATGGAATTGGCCTTTATGTAAAGAAATACAATGGTTTATGTTTGGGCATAATGTGTGCTAGACTATCACTGTTCTGCAGAATTGGATGGCAACCAAGTGATCAATGAAGCTGATTTTGGCTGTCAATGTGTGTTTTTCGCGGTATTTCAATCCAGATCTGGTAGCATGAATGTTAGTTAAACAAATATTTTGTTAATGCATTTCTAGGACTTAGTTTTTTGTGAATCCAGCCTGTTTAGTGTTATCTATTATGTAAGGGAACGCTTGTCCTGCCACAAGCAGATACAGTATTTGAACAGTTCCTTTTTACTTGGTAGTCACAAGAGGTGTAATACATTTTTTGATCACTTGGTGGCATTATTTTCAGAGTAAACAACATAGTCTTTGGCATTTCTGAAACTCAACAGATTTACCATGGCATAAGCTGTTTTCTTGTATATTGTTGCTATTTTATTCATAAAGGTTAACAATATGATCAGTTGGCACACAGATAGCTAACATTTCATGTCAACTAGAGAGGAAGAACAATTTCCTTCTTTGACTAAAAGCCTGTGTTTCTAGTCAATTGCCTACTTTAGACCTGTAGCCTCAATCATTATTGTGGCTGAAATTAATATTCAGTGGAAACTTGACTATTTAGGAACATTTAATGTTTCAAAAACAGGATTCAGCTATAATGCACTCTGTGCAGTTTTGTTCAAGAAAAAAACCATGCCTTTCCCACATTTTCATCATGTCCTCTCCACTTTATTGTGGTCTTCATTTTACAGTATATCTTCTTGAACTGAAAATACTGAATTTTCTTTAGAACTGACCAGTGCCACAGATCTCCTTgttgtgttttgctgtataagatattgttaagcctcttatatacgctttagctgtgtcccataaattctgtggagtagtgtctgaagTTTTATTAATTTCTGCAGTGTCATTCCTGCATCTTTAACATTGTTGGAATCTTGTTAAGGTTTTTGAGATCACTCAAAAATGCTTGAGCCAACTCAAGCACTTTTATAAAGACAGGTCCCTTCGGTTCTTCTCTGAGCCCAAAAAACAACTAACAGTCTTGCCTGAATTAGGCAAAGGCTGCAGCACTCTTTTACTGTgattacagtatttaaaaatagTAATATTCGATGACCAAGTACatagtactgtatatgtatgagTTACTGTATGTGGTAATTGTGTCAACCTTCACAAATTGTGCTACAGGTCTGTTCGTAGCTTAGTACGTTATGTAGAGTGAAGTATATCCTGTGTTATTCTAAACATTGTGGTTGTAAACCATGATTTATGGATTAATATGCTGTATGCCTACAGCCAAGCATGTTATATTTAATGAAAGGTTTAAAACTAATCCTGGCTTAACATGATCTGCAAGTTTAGTCATTCTTGCCATTTTCTAAGCATGAGTTTGGTGTAATGTTAAGCCCATTGATAGTGGTCTTTGTCCCAATGGCCATAGCCCCCTCGTTTTTTTCCTTAGTGACATCAGCTGTTTTTGAATTAAAGTTTGGGAATGATGTTAAAGAGACCCAGCATTTTGAGTGGCTCTTGGCAGTTGGCCCAGGATTTAGCCTAGGCTAGTTAGCTGAGGAATGACTCTGGTTTGAcagcaactaaacaatgtcgtttggcgggacccaggggaagagccttctctgtggcggccccggccctctggaaccaactccctccagagattagaattgcccccaccctccttgcctttcataagctccttaaaacccacctctgccatcaggcatgggggaactgagatgttctttccccctgggcctctacagtttatgcatggtatgtttgtatgtatgtttggttttataaataagggtttttagttgttttattattggattgctatatattgtttttatcactgttgttagccgccccaagtccatggagaggggcggcatctaaatcaaataaatcaaataaataaatcaaataaataaataaataaataaacaaacaaacaaataaataaataaataaattatatcctTCATCTTTGTGAGATTGAGGTGAGATATACTCTACATATACTCTTCTGAATGCTTCTAAAGTCCAATTTTAttaatggtttgtttgtttgtttctttacttGTTATTCTTAGAGGAGCACAAAAAACTGGACATACTTCTATCCCTTAAAACTATTTTTCTCCACAACTCTGAAGCAATTTGGGTTGCTGGGCCTGGGCCAGAggcaggcaaagttgactcttctatgacttgtggacttcaactcccagaattcctgagctaatcatgccagctcaggaattctgggagttggaaatccacatgtcatagaagaaccaactttgcctactcctggtctgGGCCAAAGCCACAGAAGGGGGCTTCTGTGGCTGTGGGTGAGTGTGATATAGAGATTTGAGACTCTCCCATTCTGTCCCCATGTTTTTATTACAGCAACATGTTggttgccatttttttaaaaagccaatacaaATTTGAGCATGTTTTTCTACCTGGGATAATTATTTGGCATTAAACATTCCATTGCTGGTTGATTTAAtgaattatttgaattattttaaaatgaattatttaacTCTCCAGTGATCTTCCCCAGTGTTTTATCATGGGAGGATGTAAAATGTTTTATGGCAATAGTTATTTGAGGGTTAAACCTCCCAAGGAAAAACTAGAATGCTTTTTAGAGCTTGCCAAGGCACTCTtttgttatatatatttttattggccatgtgtgattgtacacccaaggaatttgtcttcagtgcatatgctctcagaaccTGCTCCTGAAAATAGTTGCTCAGCTGACAGTTATTCTTTGCATAAGTTCTGGGTCACAATGTAGTTTGTCTACAAAGATTGAAAGTGAATTCCctccattattttttattaattatgaGCAGGACAAAATACCAAGACTTAGCGGATGCATAACGCTCGGAACAGCAGTCCCAGGGTTCAGCTCAATCTGGCTTAATAAAGGACACGCGAAGTGGTATTCAAAAAGGAGCCCGGGTTGCTAGTTGAAGcattagaacaggggtccccaaacttggcaactctaaggcttgtggatttcaactcccagaattctccaggcaagtcttaaagtcgccaactTTGGACGACCTCTGCATTAGAATTTACAGAGAATCCTTTCAGCGGATTAAAAACGCTCCCGTGGAAGGAAAACCGACTCTCTCCGGGCCACCAATCCGGCGTTTCGCCCTGCATCCGCGCGGGGGCGCGCTCCAGCAGTTGGagcggaagggagggagggtgatgAGCTCAAGCCGGGAGCCCTGGTGCCATTTTGCAGCGCTGTGTCGGTCTCCGCCGGGGGTCGCCCTGCTTTGCAGGCACGCTGCGGCTACGGTGAGACGAGGAGTAAGAGAGGCGGAGGCGGAGCTAGGCGGGCTTAGCGAGCGCCGTCTAGTCGGGGTTAAGGCGAGCGGCGCGCTGAATCAGCCGGCAAAGCAGCTGAGGCGGTGCCGAAGAAGGCTGCTCACCAGCCGGTCGGGGCTCCGGCACCCTTCTCGGGAGGGAGGGACGGGCCAGTCCAGGGGGGCACCATTGGGGACGGCGCTCCGGCCGTCGGGCAAGCAGGCATCCTCCCTGTGCCGCTGCAGCACCGGACGAACCTCTGCGTATATCTCCTCCTTTGATTCGGCGGAGCCGGGCTGGGGAAGTTGGACGACGGCCTCGCACCCGCCTCTCTGCCGCCTCTCCGCAGCCCCCAAAGCAGAGCTGGTCCTGCTGCAGGACCCTGGACAGAAACCACGGTGCCCCGAGGGCACGCGGTGCGGTGGGTACCCAGGGGGACACCTCGGCACGGAGGGGGGGGGACggaggagggggagggcaggCGCCATCGCGtcctttggggagggggaggcggggggaATGCAGCAACATTGCGGCGGGAGGGAGGACGTGCGCCcggaggtggtggtggtagtggaggGGGAGAAGCAAAGCTtggatggagtgaagaaaggcgaTTTGATGAAAGAGAAGTATTTATCCTCTTAAAGGTGCTGCTGTTTTTAGCTATTCGGTAGGCAGGCAGGAGTGGGGGGAAATCATGGTGGGCGTTTAATTAAGAACATGGATGActgatctttctctccctctgtcttgaCATGCATATGGACGGAAAGAGACCTTTTATTTTAGAGAGATGAAGAAGCATCTGACATCTTCCTCGATAAATCAATTGTTCCACAAGGTGCTAGGAGATTCTTTTGTCTTGCTGCAGCCGACTAACATGGCTTCCTCTCTTGAAAGCATCCCTGACACATTTTATACAGCCATATACACTTGCCAGCATAACGTTGGACCAAGGGGTCGATCTGTATCCTTCCTCTCTAAAGATACCTAGCTTTCGCCTTCGGCTTTTGTGCAGTAGTAGTAATGTAGGCCATTTATAGAAAAGGAAACCAGCAAGtttttgatgtgtgtgtgtgagtgagtgtgtctGTGTATCAGAGATACATTCCTACAAGGCTTTGAGCTTGAAATTTAATGTCCCATTTTGCAGAGCATTCTTTGCATGTGTCCAAATCAGGTGGAcacgttctctctccccccccccctttgacttCTCCCCCTTCCCAGAACAGTTTAATTTGGAAGGGAAAAATGGAGTAAAGTAATAATAAAGATAACAATGCTCTTAGTGATGAATATAATTGAATGGAGTTAGTATTTTGCTACAAAACAACAACCCCAGCCTGGGCTTATTGGAATTGTTTTTGCCTTTGGTAGGTAACTTCTGAATCCAAGCTTTTTGAGGCAGTGACGGAAAAGAGAGCCAGCAGGGTTGAAGCAGAGACCCCTGTGCCCTAGTGGTGACAGCACCCAGCTCTGCCCACCTTGCTCTGCTGCCTGTGCACCATGGGCACTGTCTTGAGCCTTTCGCCCAGCTACCGGAAAGCCACCCTCTCTGAGGATGGTTCGACCACAGTGGGCCATTATACTGCAGTCCAGAACAGTAAGAATGCCAAGGATAAGAGCCTGAAGCGCCACTCTATCATTTCAGTGCTGCCTTGGAAACGCATCGCAGCTGTATCTGCCAAAAAGAAAAACTCCAAGAAGGTGCAGCCCAACAGCAGTTATCAGAACAACATCACCCACCTCAACAATGAGAATCTAAAGAAATCTCTCTCCTGTGCTAATCTCTCCACCTTCGCCCAGAACCAGGGCGGCCAGCCTACAGCTCCAAATCACCAGGTTTCCAGCTCCAAGGGCACAGTTTCTTCTGTCAAgaaaaccccccaccccagctgcAACTCATCCGGCACCCCCAAAAGGGTCCTTGTCCAGGCCTCAACCAGCGAGCTGCTAAGATGCTTGGGGGCATTCCTTTGCAGACGCTGCTACAGGCTGAAACACCTTTCCCCCACTGACCCAGTACTGTGGCTTAGAAGTGTGGACCGATCTCTCCTTCTGCAAGGCTGGCAAGACCAAGGCTTCGTCACTCCAGCCAACGTGGTCTTTTTGTACATGCTTTGCCGGGATGTCATTTCATCTGAAGTCGCCACGGACCATGACCTTCAGGCTGTCTTACTCACCTGCCTCTATCTCTCCTATTCCTATATGGGCAATGAGATCTCCTACCCTCTCAAACCCTTTCTGGTAGAGAGCTGTAAAGAGGCGTTTTGGGATCGTTGCCTCTCCATCATCAACCTCATGAGCCCCAAAATGTTGCAAATCAATGCTGACCCACACTATTTCACTCAGGTCTTTGCTGACCTGAAGAATGAGAGCAGCCAGGAAGAGAAGAACAGGCTGCTCGTTGGCCTGGATCGGTGAGCTAAAATTCCCCTCATTCACCCTTTCATTTAATCTTGTTTTTgtgttatgtttctttttttccatacAAGCCAGGACAACATAGGTAAGACTGGACAGGCCTGAAAGAAATCAGCCATCTACCGCTGGTCTCTACCATTATTATATTGGCTTCTGTCAATCAAAACTGACAAGAAATGAAATGGTTTGATTTTCAGTTTTTCTGCATGTGCTGGATATGGCTTCTTTTCCAGATTGTAAATCAGGAGAGGGCAAAATAGAGTGGAAAACCCAGCACCACAAtacaggatcatgtgatccctttcTCCTTTTGTGTGTCCTAAACACTTTGTGAATTGGGGTGAACTAGCTTGCACAGTGGAAGGCAGTGGAGGAACCTATTTACAATTCTTAAGAAGATAAAGACCAAATCTAATAGATGTTCTAGCACCTGCTACTCTAGAAAAGAGATCCaaggatggatttttaaaaatagtaatttaaatattacttTGTTACACCAGTTTCAACAAGATGACATCATTTCAGTACTGGCCTTTAAAAGGGACTTATTCCACGGCATTGTGATTATATTGAGAAACAGAAGTGGGTAAGGAAAAGTCAGAGAATATACAAAGAGACACACCTCATTTTTGTGTATGATACTGCCACTTGTACCCATTTCATTCGGGGCTTTTCACCTAGGCTCTGTAGGTTTTCTCTAAGTATCAGTATCAAAAGGTGAATATGAGACTTGACAATCTATTGTAGAAGCCACAATATTGGAAGGGAGGTGAGATTTCAAAATAATCCCAGGCAATAGGTACTAGCTGATATTGATTTGTGGCAAGCAATGTATGTTAATATTTGACTGGCCAAAAATGGCTAATTCTTTTGTGGGGCGTTCGCATAATATAACTTTGCTGTTCCACGCAGTTGACTTTCAGTCCCTTGAGATTTTTCTGAGCATCTGCAATAAAGTTCCCCaattcaattatttattgaaaaatGCTAGGCTTATGCTATTAAATGTAGGACATGGTGCTGAATTTCATTGTAGAAATAATTTTCCTTTTGCAGGCCCAGCCAATACAGTTCATGTGCATTTAGCCAACCAAAACTCTTCATACTTTATAAAAAATAGTAACAGCCACAATAAGCAGAACAAGGAAATatactgaataataataaaagatttcCCTTCTATGATAACGTTGAGGACTGTGGGGGAAGATAAGCCTGAAGCAGATACAAAATATTcagatattttgaatattttgtaGAATAATATTGCAGAAGGTTCTTTTGGACCACAAATCTGTTCCCATGCTTGGAGACATTCTCTTCCACCTTGTAGACTTACAATGAAATATGAGAATCtaagaatttaaatatttttccccaCACAGAACATCTAAATATTTGACTGTTAAATTTTGATGCTtggatatttattttgtttatttctctAGTTCCTAAACAATATGTAAAGGTTAAAATACTCTAATCTTCAGGGATAATCGTAACTATATACAAAGAAAGCGTAGTGGAAAGACTGAATTTCCCTCAGTTACTAATAAGATGTATTAAATGTCAATAGTCCAGATCTAAGGTTCTGTGGAAGATGTGAACTTTTTGAATGGAGGTAATCTTCTTCACTATTTTAAGTTCTCACAAGCTGGGCAGTTAAATAGTGTAAAGGCAATAATACTCTGAGGTAAAAGAAGGCTGTGGATAAAAGGATATTCTAGAAAGTTCTCCTAATGCTACTGGTGAGGATGCTGGCATTCCAGCAGAAAGTCGGAGGGAGAACTATATTGTGTCTTTAAATAGGGTAGCTTGCAATTAATTTAGAAAACAGCAAAGCACTATTAAAAATACAGAGGAACATAAAAGCTGTGAAATCTGAAAAGGCCAAAGCTAAGAGGTTGAAGTGGACTGGAACCAAATGCATATATTGTGATGATTAAGCAACTGCTGGGTTTGTTCAGCAGGTCTTTCCACTGCCTCAAAAGCTAGGCCAAAATCTGAGCCATTAAGCAGTGAGATACTGTTAAGCTTGCTGCTGAGTTTGTAAAGGAAAACTGAGCCTTAGCATCAAAGAGGAAGGGAATACTCTTCTAACGTTCTCCCCTGCAAACCATTTGCTTCTCTGTAATGGGTGGCATCTATCATCATATCAGTCTCCCTTGGAGACCCCAGTTTCTCATTCAGCATTATGGCTGAGTTCTGGAATACTTTACAGTAGTGGCTCAGACAAAATTCTGGAATGGGTTTGAAGACATCCTTCCCCTGGTTATTCAAAACGATAGCAAATCTTCttgcccttcctctcctttttaatAAAGACTATATAATAAAGGTAAATCACAGTTGTACTCATATGGATATGAAAGCTTAAAGCTGCAATCCTTTGCATGTTTACATGAAATAGGTTGCATTCAAGGAATACGACTTATTTCTGAGTAGGTGTGCTTAAGATTGCGCTGCATGGGAAGCAAATGTGACTTGGTGGTATAATTGATGTACAAAACTATCTTGGCTTGAACCTATATATTTACTGTTTTATAGTGGGGGGAAAACTGACGTACTTGAGCAATGACTGAGACTTTAATATGCTGCTGTATGAAATGAATCATTTCAGAACAAAATCTATGCTTATGgcgagagaaaaaagaaaacctaATCTTTTCTGTCATTCCATTATTGCTTTACAGTAATACTGTGCATGCCAAAAGCAGCATTGTGACTTTTGACAGCAGGAGAAACTTTAGAAGAATTGattgtaaaatgaaaaaaaaaatcacaataactCACCATGCACAAATTTCAAGCAGATTTACTGCTTTCTTTCatactttcattttttgaaatcaATGTATTTCATCTCAAGACTTCTAGATATTTTCTGATATTAATTGTACACAGTTATTAATGTTTAGCGCTGTTCTAAActatttttttcaaaggaaaaaacacaagaaaatagtgtgccattttttttccacttgaacatttttttttaacatattgaaaGTGGGAGAAAAGAAAACAGGTTCTGTTAAATTCTATATGTCTATGTATGTTTAAagttttttggatatttttttttagtgTGCAATCCCTTCTGTAGATATTTGTTGACCAAAATTGGTATTATTGCTTATTATTACTTAATTTATAAATGgttttttgtatgtatgtgtactaTAGTGTGTTTCTAAATATGAGATTTCTAAATATGACAAGACTGTCAAAGAGCTGTGTGTGCCTGTAACTTAATGCCtccctatttttatttatttttgtactgtgctgattaaaaataaaatgcactgACCATTCATGACACAAATTATTTTCAgaggaattttttaaaagcttctgTCTATGGTGGGAAGATGACAAAACAGTGGTAAATAATGTAGCTTTGGGGAAACAATTGAATTTACTTTGACACATGACAGGTTTTAACCaatgtgattttaaaactgaGTCAATTACTTTGATTCCAAGCTGTGATCTTTCAGATGCTATACCTTAAACATGAGTTCATACTCAAGTCACAATATAGATATTTATCTTAACCAACTGCCTGGCAATCTTATGGTTTAAATATCAATAAACCCaggagattatatatatattttaaaataagggaTCATGTAATACAGGAGCTGATAGGGAAGAAGTCTATTACCATAGTTGGCAAAAATGAGATAGACTAATTGAAATTATGATACTGCTCTCTGAAAAGAGAGAGCCAGTCAAATACATTTCAGGAAATACAGAATCAAAATCAAGTAAATGGAGTTGAGTATAAATGAGAGTCcttttatttcaattatgtaaacaAAAATACATCTTAGTTATGAATAGGATTTGGGTCCACATCTCTGtataaactattttaaaatattaattacatGATTACCTCATTCTTAAAACATCAGGAATACAATCAAGAAATAGTTACGGTAATTTATAGATAAAACCTGGAAATACACATATAAGGTAGAATCAAGTATCATACCAGCAGCTCATACACTTAGAATTTCTTGCACCTGGAGCCCATTGCTTAATTCTCAATACCTGTTGCTGACTGGGGGCTCTGCAAAGCACAGGGGGGAGGAGGAGTTTCCTCTTCCTGTTTTGGTAGcagaaactattttgttaaatcaAGCAGAATAATGTATGCCCCACACACAACCATACACAGCAATCAAGAAAGTTAAGAAATACTGTTAATTCATTTAAATCAAAATACTTCATTACACATTATATAATCAACTTAATGGGTTTGCATCTTGATATGGAAAGGATTTCACCTTTCACGCTGTTTTCATAAATTTGGTCATCGTTCAAACCCAGCCTTTATTTtgggaaattaaataaaattgctaattTTAAAACTTCTGAGGCTAATTTGGCTGCTTTGAAAGTAAACGTTTGAAGGCGCCAGGGATTTGAGGCTATTTTTTCTATTGGCAGTAGAGATGGTACTGTAAATGCTCAGTCTAGGTAGCTTGCTTTTTAGTTTAAATGAAAGATAGGCTCTACCACTTGCTTTTCATCATGGATGTGTTGGGGGAGCAAAGAAGAGAACACATGAAGAGATTTCTACTGTTACATTGCTCCTATTCTGCTTGTAAATTCCACCTGCATTGCATTTCATTTTGCCTAAATTACAGCCAGATCATTTCTAGCTGGGAATCAGGTGGTTTTGAATGAGATTCTCTACCTGGAAGGCACTTGGTTGAAGAAAGCCCTTTTAAGAGCACTTGGAGATACTAGGAGATTGGGCTAGTCaataggaagagaaagggaaaagaaaggagtaGAGATAGCAATCCTTTTTCATTGAAAAGCTAATTTGAAAAGAGCAATAACTCATCTTGGGCAGAGGCAGATAATCCTACTTAGGAAATTAACAATATTTAAGAATGACTCAGAAGCAAGCAGGAAGCTAGCTAGCTAAGCAACATTCGATTGCCATTTTGTGCCCCAGCTCATAGAAATGGTAAGTGTTTCCTTCACATACTTAAAACAAAAGCAGGCATACTGAAGCAATTAACTCTATGATCATTGCTTTATTCTTAGGCTGTGTGCAGTTATAACTATTTAAGTCCCGACCTGTCCAGCAGTGTCAAGTTTACCATTATATACCTTTAAATGGTCCAAAATAGCAATCTCCTCCCTTATTTTAAGATGCTGGAAGTGCTCTCCatcaacataaaataaaacatgtttCTTTTGGCACAAGAAGAAACAAAGCCCTGTTAACTACACCTCAGCAGAGGGCTGTACAAGCAACAAAAGGCAACTACAAGTCTAAGCTGGCCAGATTAATGCTAGCTGCTCAAAAAAACACATTATATATTGGCCTGAGCTTTGGACTCCAATGCTTGCAATAGGAGTAGCATGTGACAACTATTAAGGCGAATCTGAGCCAAGCTGAATATTCAAAGAAAGGGTATAGGGAACATATCCTgaagtggtacagtggttagagtacagcccCTTTAGCTGActactagctgcagttcagcagttcaaatctcaccagctcaaggttgactcaacattccatccttctgaggtgggtaaaatgtggacccagattgtggatTCAGCAataggctgagtctgtaaactccttagagagggctttaaaagcactatgaagcagtataggtctaagtgctattgctatttatttgtatcccacctttattatttttacaaaagagGAGACAGAGTGAAAGTGTGCACTGAAGGGATGGAGTACCTTACAGGGAAATAATTTCCAAGCTCTCATCACTCTCTTATAGAAAATCTCttcccccccaaatatatctCCCATTTATAAATTAAG
This genomic interval carries:
- the CDK5R1 gene encoding cyclin-dependent kinase 5 activator 1, translating into MGTVLSLSPSYRKATLSEDGSTTVGHYTAVQNSKNAKDKSLKRHSIISVLPWKRIAAVSAKKKNSKKVQPNSSYQNNITHLNNENLKKSLSCANLSTFAQNQGGQPTAPNHQVSSSKGTVSSVKKTPHPSCNSSGTPKRVLVQASTSELLRCLGAFLCRRCYRLKHLSPTDPVLWLRSVDRSLLLQGWQDQGFVTPANVVFLYMLCRDVISSEVATDHDLQAVLLTCLYLSYSYMGNEISYPLKPFLVESCKEAFWDRCLSIINLMSPKMLQINADPHYFTQVFADLKNESSQEEKNRLLVGLDR